A single region of the Paramicrobacterium fandaimingii genome encodes:
- a CDS encoding polyprenyl synthetase family protein → MPDPQHLLQFIQTRLDEFLSARTSILAGVAEETAQFSSFSREFLRGGKRFRAQFCHQGWHAVTGSSASHATEAIIGAASALEIFHAAALVHDDIIDNSDTRRGRPSAHRQFERQHRDSRWAGDSEEYGRSAALLLGDLLLGWSDELLDDALAALNDPAIARVARNEFRRMRTEVTAGQYLDILEEKSWATHTDAEQVRRAETVATFKSAKYSVEAPLSLGALVGGGQPDQLAALRAYGLPLGIAYQLRDDLLGVFGDSTVTGKPSGDDLREGKRTVLIGLTRMALSPAGRDELDGLLGDPQLRDADVARIQTMIRESEADAKVETRIVDEVARASEAIRNAPLDGGAIDELLSLAGAVTQRDA, encoded by the coding sequence GTGCCTGATCCACAGCATCTGCTCCAGTTTATCCAGACTCGGCTCGACGAGTTTCTCAGTGCGCGCACCTCTATCTTGGCGGGAGTTGCCGAGGAAACAGCTCAATTCTCGAGCTTCTCAAGGGAATTTCTCAGAGGGGGAAAAAGGTTCAGGGCTCAGTTCTGCCATCAGGGCTGGCACGCGGTAACGGGATCGTCAGCGTCACACGCGACAGAAGCCATTATCGGCGCGGCATCCGCGCTCGAGATTTTCCATGCCGCGGCCCTCGTGCACGACGACATCATCGACAATTCAGACACCCGCCGCGGACGCCCGTCGGCACACCGGCAATTTGAACGACAGCATAGGGATTCGCGCTGGGCCGGCGATTCTGAGGAATACGGCCGCTCTGCGGCCCTGCTTCTCGGCGATCTGCTTCTCGGCTGGAGCGACGAGCTGCTCGACGACGCGCTCGCTGCATTGAACGACCCCGCGATCGCACGCGTTGCCCGCAATGAGTTTCGTCGCATGCGCACAGAGGTGACGGCTGGCCAATATCTCGACATCCTCGAAGAGAAATCCTGGGCCACGCACACCGATGCCGAACAAGTCCGCCGCGCCGAAACGGTAGCCACCTTCAAATCAGCCAAATACAGCGTCGAAGCTCCACTGTCGCTCGGCGCCCTTGTGGGCGGCGGCCAACCAGACCAGCTCGCGGCGCTTCGCGCATACGGACTGCCCCTCGGCATCGCGTACCAGCTTCGCGACGACCTTCTCGGGGTCTTCGGCGATTCGACAGTCACGGGCAAGCCGAGCGGCGATGACCTGCGCGAAGGAAAACGGACAGTACTCATCGGGCTGACCCGCATGGCACTCTCCCCCGCTGGACGTGACGAACTCGATGGGCTTCTCGGTGATCCGCAGCTCAGAGACGCAGACGTCGCACGAATTCAGACGATGATCCGTGAGAGCGAGGCAGACGCGAAGGTCGAGACCCGCATCGTCGACGAAGTGGCGAGGGCATCGGAGGCAATTCGAAACGCACCGCTCGACGGCGGCGCGATTGACGAACTGCTCAGCCTCGCGGGTGCCGTCACGCAGCGCGACGCATAG
- a CDS encoding DUF3040 domain-containing protein, whose protein sequence is MPLSEQEQRLLDEMERHLYRNDADFVSTTGDRRGRPSYRSIALGSLVVLIGIGALVAAVMIQQPVVGVVGFVVMLGGVLLAMQPSKHSAEPAGDKSKAQKTPRDGANFMDKMNNRWDRRQENER, encoded by the coding sequence ATGCCACTATCTGAACAGGAGCAGAGGCTCCTCGATGAGATGGAGCGTCACCTCTATAGGAATGACGCTGATTTCGTTTCGACGACAGGGGATCGTCGAGGCCGTCCCTCGTACCGCAGCATCGCTCTGGGCAGCCTTGTTGTGCTCATCGGCATCGGCGCACTCGTCGCTGCCGTGATGATCCAGCAGCCTGTCGTCGGGGTCGTCGGATTTGTCGTCATGCTGGGTGGTGTGCTCCTGGCAATGCAGCCGTCGAAGCATTCCGCTGAGCCCGCGGGGGACAAGAGCAAAGCACAGAAGACCCCGCGTGACGGCGCAAATTTCATGGACAAGATGAACAATCGCTGGGATCGTCGCCAGGAAAACGAACGCTGA
- the mraZ gene encoding division/cell wall cluster transcriptional repressor MraZ, with protein MFLGTYSPKLDDKGRIILPAKFRDELAGGVVMTRGQENCVYVFSTREFEEMHEKIRQAPVTSKQARDYLRVFLSGASPETPDKQNRITIPHNLRSYAGLDRELTVIGAGSRAEIWDSEAWETYLAEQESVFSDTAEEVIPGLF; from the coding sequence ATGTTTCTCGGCACGTACTCTCCAAAGCTCGACGACAAAGGGCGCATCATTCTTCCGGCGAAGTTTCGCGACGAACTCGCGGGCGGCGTCGTGATGACCCGGGGGCAGGAAAACTGCGTCTACGTGTTCAGCACGCGTGAGTTCGAGGAGATGCACGAGAAGATCCGGCAGGCCCCGGTTACCTCGAAGCAGGCGCGCGACTATCTTCGTGTTTTTCTCTCTGGCGCGAGCCCGGAAACACCGGACAAGCAGAACCGCATCACCATTCCGCACAACCTTCGTTCGTACGCGGGCCTCGATCGCGAGCTCACGGTGATTGGCGCCGGAAGCCGCGCCGAGATCTGGGACTCCGAGGCATGGGAGACCTACCTCGCCGAGCAGGAATCAGTGTTCTCCGACACCGCGGAGGAGGTGATTCCGGGACTCTTCTGA